The genomic stretch CCTGCTCTATATCGAAGACACCCCGGCCAATATCAAACTGGTGGAACATCTGCTGCGCCGCCGGGCCGACATCCGCCTGAAGAGCGCCCCGGACGCCCGCATCGGGCTCGAACTGGCGCGGGTGCAGCGCCCGGACGTGATTTTACTGGACATCAACCTGCCGGGCATGGATGGTTATGAGGTGTTGCGGCGACTCCGGCAGCACCCGGAACTGTCGACGTGTCCGGTGCTGGCGGTCAGCGCCAACGCGCTGCCGGCTGATATCGAACGGGGTCTGGCGGCGGGTTTCCGTCGTTATCTGACCAAGCCGCTCAATGTGGGACAGTTCATGGAGGCCCTCGACGAGGCCCTGTCTCTGTCCCCTCCCCACGCGGGTAAGGAGAAGCCCTGACCATGACCATCGCCTGGCAGGATATCGTGTGGAACGTCTTGATCTGGGGGCCGGGCGTTCTGCTGGGGGCCACTTTTCACGAATGGGCCCACGGCTTCGTCGCCGACCGTTTCGGGGATCCCACCCCCCGTCAACACGGACGACTGACACTGAATCCGCTGCCTCATATCGATCCGGTGTGGACCATCCTGGTGCCATTGGTCATGGTGGTGGTCACCTCCTACACCATGAACCAGCCCATCGCCTTCGGCGGGGCCAAACCGGTGCCCATCAACGTGGGTCTGTTCCGGGGTTCCAAACGTCTGGGACTCTTTTGCGTGGCCCTGGCCGGACCCGCCATGAACCTCCTGCTGGCCTACCTCAGCGCCCTGATGCTTGCCCAGGTGGTGAGCCATGGTGGATTCATGCCCTATCTGGTCACCGTTCTGGGAGGTATACTGATCGCCTCCATCAAGATGAACGGGGTGCTGGCCCTGTTCAACCTGATCCCCCTGCCTCCGCTGGACGGAGGACGCATCGTGCAGTCGGTTCTGCCGGCAGCGGCTCAGGGATTCTGGATGAGCCTGGAGCGTTTCGGTATGCCGCTGATCATCCTCCTGGTGATGACCGGCGGTTTCGGCAGCCTGCTCCACGGCCCGCTGCGCTATCTGCTGCGGCAGTTCTACGCCATCGCGGGGCTTTCGGTATAGGCTGAAAGGAGCGTGCCATGGGACAACTGGTGATTCATGATGTGGATGAGGCGATTATTGAACGGCTTAGAGCCAGAGCCGCCTCGCAACATATTTCGCTGGAGTTCGCCTTGCGGGAGATGCTCTCCGGGGTTATGCCCATTTCCGCAGGGGAAGGCCTCACCCGGAGTTCTGTCGACTCGAAGGGTGTCGGAGAATTCATGGACCCGGAGATTGGAGCGCCCTTTTCCCGCGAAGAACGTGTGGCCGAGATGAAACGGATTCGTGCCATGCTCTCTCCGAATCAGTCCGAAAGGAATTGGCCATCGGCGGAATTCCTGATCCGGGAAGACAGGGACAATAATGAAACTTATCGTTGATGCCAGCGTCGCTTTGAAGTGGTTCCTGTCGGATGAGCCGGGGGCGGAGCAGGCGGTGAGGATTCTTGAAACGGAAGGGGAACTGCTCGCTCCGGAATGGATTGTACCTGAAGTGAGCAATGCCGTCTGGAAGATGATTCGAAGCGGCAGGATTGGCAAAGGTCCAGGAGAGGAGATTGTTTCCAGGCTTCCACGTTTTTTTTCGCGCCTGATCCCTGTGGTGGAAGAGTCCTCGCAGGCCCTGGCCATCGCCTTGCGGATTGATCACCCTATTTATGATTGTTATTACCTGGCGTTGGCTGAGCGTGAAAATGTTCCACCGGTTACCGCAGACGGGCGTTTGGTCTCGTGTTTGACGAATACGCCCTGGGCGCACCGGGTCATTTCTCTGGAGCAGTGGGGACCAATGCCGTGATTTTCAACGCCTCTCCCGCCTCTTTTAAACAGGCTGTCAAACTGGAGAACAACAACGCATGAACAAGGCATCCGCAAAACCGGTCGTCTTTTCCGGGGCGCAACCCACCGGGGAGTTGACCATCGGCAACTATCTGGGGGCGCTCCGGCAATGGGTGCGTCTGCAGGAGGATCATGACTGCATCTTCTGCATCGTCGACCTGCACGCCCTCACGGTGCGGCAGGATCCGGCGCAGTTGCGGCAGCGCTCCCTCGATCTGGCGGCGCTTTATCTGGCCTGCGGCATCGATCCGGCCAAGTCCCTGGTTTTCATTCAGAGCGCGGTTTCCGCCCATTCGGAGCTGGCCTGGATTCTCTCCACCTTTACCCAGATGGGGGAGTTGGAGCGCATGACCCAGTTCAAGGACAAGGCGCAACGCCACCATCAGAACATCAACGCCGGGCTCTTCACCTACCCGGTGCTGATGGCCGCCGACATCCTGCTCTACGACACCGATCGGGTGCCGGTGGGTGAAGACCAGAAGCAGCATCTGGAGCTGACCCGGGATATCGCGGTGCGCATGAACAACCTGTACGGGCCGACGACCCTCAAGGTGCCCGAGCCCTTCATTCCGCCCAGCGGGGCACGGGTCAAGGATCTGCAGGAGCCGACGAAAAAGATGTCCAAAAGCGCCGAATCGGATCTGGCCAGGGTGATGATGCTGGATCC from Magnetococcales bacterium encodes the following:
- a CDS encoding site-2 protease family protein, whose amino-acid sequence is MTIAWQDIVWNVLIWGPGVLLGATFHEWAHGFVADRFGDPTPRQHGRLTLNPLPHIDPVWTILVPLVMVVVTSYTMNQPIAFGGAKPVPINVGLFRGSKRLGLFCVALAGPAMNLLLAYLSALMLAQVVSHGGFMPYLVTVLGGILIASIKMNGVLALFNLIPLPPLDGGRIVQSVLPAAAQGFWMSLERFGMPLIILLVMTGGFGSLLHGPLRYLLRQFYAIAGLSV
- a CDS encoding type II toxin-antitoxin system VapC family toxin, whose protein sequence is MKLIVDASVALKWFLSDEPGAEQAVRILETEGELLAPEWIVPEVSNAVWKMIRSGRIGKGPGEEIVSRLPRFFSRLIPVVEESSQALAIALRIDHPIYDCYYLALAERENVPPVTADGRLVSCLTNTPWAHRVISLEQWGPMP
- the trpS gene encoding tryptophan--tRNA ligase — its product is MNKASAKPVVFSGAQPTGELTIGNYLGALRQWVRLQEDHDCIFCIVDLHALTVRQDPAQLRQRSLDLAALYLACGIDPAKSLVFIQSAVSAHSELAWILSTFTQMGELERMTQFKDKAQRHHQNINAGLFTYPVLMAADILLYDTDRVPVGEDQKQHLELTRDIAVRMNNLYGPTTLKVPEPFIPPSGARVKDLQEPTKKMSKSAESDLARVMMLDPPEVVLRKFKKAVTDSLGVIRHDEAGQPGVSNLLNIWCAARGASTEEALAHFSHNQYGKLKVETGEVVAELLQPVQARYRELVSDRGELSRLLISGAERARERALKVLVRVAEVIGLPNAGALHG